The following proteins are co-located in the Pyricularia oryzae 70-15 chromosome 1, whole genome shotgun sequence genome:
- a CDS encoding polymerase 2 ADP-ribosyltransferase 2 has product MPPRRSARAAAAAAPSASQPASQSASPLEDCVVAISGAFPNLTQAQTKDKITSLGGTVSPSVNNKTTHLITTEQDFLANTTKVKAATAKDILIVRYDWLSDCETKGKRLPEKQYDVSAKANAAQAVVQSQQSQAASKAKGTKKRAASVASDDESDKDKGKQPAKKRKAANGKANGKANGNADATKQESEDESEPAKAKPAKGKKAVKKEVEEEPKVDGQVAKSKDVHVPLDEGCLLSGYSVYIDSNGHIWDASLNQTNASNNNNKFYRLQVIRNAQGDFQTWTRWGRVGERGSTATLGSGTEESAISQFEKKFKDKSGLDWANRMAPPKPKKYTFIERSYNQDSDEEEEAAEEEEKDDKWVPPECTLEEPVQDLMKLIFNQQYFDAAMSSLNYDANKLPLGKLSKQTISRGFQALKELSALLDDSSIAATLYPDMTVQQAIEHLSNAYYSVIPHAFGRNRPPVIQESSLLKKEVELMESLSDMKDASNIMGKDKVGDPVHPLTKMYNGLNLREMTALEKDSNEYRLLKEYLNDSRGQTHGHNYTVREIFRIEREGEKERFEKQSPISDAGDRRLLWHGSRVTNYGGILSQGLRIAPPEAPVSGYMFGKGIYLADMSSKSANYCCSYISGNEALLLLCEAQLGDPMQELTDSDYNAGENAAEKGMYSTWGRGMTGPSKWKDAAGVHDSLKGVKMPDTSVKPGNTNYPNAWLQYNEYIVYDLAQVRLRYLLRVKM; this is encoded by the exons ATGCCACCCCGACGCAGCGCTAGGGCCGCTGCGGCCGCTGCGCCATCTGCCTCCCAGCCCGCTTCGCAATCTGCCTCACCGTTGGAGGATTGTGTCGTCGCTATCAGCGGCGCCTTTCCCAACTTGACGCAGGCCCAGACCAAGGACAAAATCACTTCCCTAGGCGGCACAGTCTCGCCGTCCGTCAACAACAAAACCACACATTTGATCACCACCGAGCAAGACTTCTTGGCCAATACTACCAAGGTCAAGGCTGCCACAGCAAAGGACATCCTGATCGTTAGGTACGATTGGCTATCTGATTGTGAGACCAAGGGCAAGCGACTCCCTGAGAAGCAGTATGATGTTAGCGCCAAAGCCAATGCTGCGCAGGCCGTCGTTCAGTCTCAGCAGTCGCAGGCTGCTTCCAAGGCCAAAGGCACCAAGAAGCGCGCCGCCAGTGTCGCTTCTGATGACGAATCAGACAAAGACAAAGGCAAACAGCCggcgaaaaagagaaaggccGCCAACGGCAAAGCCAATGGCAAAGCTAACGGCAACGCCGATGCTACCAAGCAAGAGTCTGAAGATGAATCAGAGCCCGCCAAAGCAAAACCTGCCAAGGGAAAGAAGGCTGTCAAGAAAGAGGTCGAGGAGGAGCCCAAGGTCGATGGGCAGGTTGCCAAGTCAAAGGATGTCCATGTTCCCCTGGATGAGGGATGCTTACTCAGCGGCTATTCTGTCTACATAGACTCCAACGGCCACATCTGGGACGCGTCACTCAACCAGACAAACGCGagtaacaacaacaacaagttCTACCGCCTTCAAGTTATCAGGAACGCGCAGGGTGACTTCCAAACCTGGACTCGCTGGGGCCGTGTTGGTGAACGAGGCTCAACTGCAACGCTTGGTAGCGGCACAGAGGAGTCGGCGATTAGCCAGTTTGAGAAGAA GTTCAAGGACAAGTCAGGGCTTGACTGGGCCAACCGGATggcgccgcccaagcccaagaAGTACACTTTCATCGAACGCAGTTACAACCAAGActcggacgaggaggaggaggctgcTGAAGAGGAGGAGAAAGATGACAAATGGGTGCCTCCTGAGTGCACGCTCGAAGAACCGGTTCAGGATCTCATGAAGCTCATCTTCAACCAGCAGTACTTTGACGCGGCAATGTCGTCGCTCAACTATGACGCAAACAAACTGCCCCTGGGAAAGCTCAGCAAGCAAACCATTAGTCGTGGTTTCCAAGCTTTGAAGGAACTGTCGGCTCTCCTGGATGATTCTTCCATAGCCGCGACGTTATACCCTGACATGACTGTCCAACAAGCCATCGAGCATCTGTCCAATGCTTACTACTCTGTCATCCCACACGCCTTTGGACGCAACAGGCCTCCCGTTATTCAGGAAAGCAGTCTCCTGAAGAAGGAGGTTGAATTGATGGAAAGCTTGAGCGACATGAAGGACGCCTCCAACATTATGGGCAAGGACAAGGTCGGCGATCCAGTACACCCGTTGACCAAGATGTACAACGGTCTCAATCTGAGGGAGATGACGGCTCTTGAGAAAGATTCCAACGAGTACCGTTTGCTCAAGGAGTACCTCAACGACTCGCGGGGTCAAACACATGGCCACAACTACACGGTCCGGGAGATCTTCCGTATCGAGCGTGAAGGCGAAAAGGAGCGATTCGAGAAGCAGTCGCCCATCAGCGACGCTGGAGATCGGAGGCTTCTGTGGCACGGCTCGCGTGTCACCAACTATGGAGGTATCCTCAGCCAGGGTCTCCGAATCGCGCCACCCGAGGCTCCTGTGTCGGGTTACATGTTTGGCAAGGGCATCTACCTGGCAGACATGTCATCGAAATCGGCCAACTACTGCTGCTCTTACATCTCAGGGAATGAGGCGCTCCTCCTGCTCTGCGAAGCGCAGCTTGGCGACCCCATGCAGGAGCTGACCGACTCGGACtacaacgctggcgagaatgCCGCAGAGAAGGGGATGTACTCAACGTGGGGTCGTGGTATGACTGGGCCCTCAAAGTGGAAGGATGCTGCCGGTGTGCATGATAGCCTCAAGGGCGTCAAGATGCCCGACACAAGCGTCAAGCCGGGCAATACGAACTATCCCAATGCGTGGTTGCAGTACAACGAGTACATCGTCTATGATCTGGCGCAAGTGCGCCTCCGGTACCTGTTGCGGGTCAAGATGTAA
- a CDS encoding cytochrome b2: MAAETTLTAEELGRHQSPDDCWIAVHKKVWDVTEFLDEHPGGSEIILQYAGKDATAAYDGIHAPGMLEETLAPEKFKGTFIPATSDSAAPGAETEAIEMQQQAPTPTNTLVPYRKPDLYSNISAEDFRDVASHTFTAKTWAFYSSAATDLNTHGWNQSFLRRIMLRPRVLRDVAQTSMRRKILGYDSAVPFFISPAAMARLAHPDGEMALARGAAKEGVIQCISNNASYPLSAIASASDSLPADELHELTARPRQTFFFQLYVNHERHKTADLLRKARDLGIKAIFVTVDAPVPGKREADERIAAEAIASAVSGAVASNDKKGGGMGRLMAAYVEKRLIWEDIAWIKEVSGLPVILKGVQSAEDARLAVKYGCEGIMLSNHGGRSLDTSQPAILVLLELHKYCPEVFDHLEVIVDGGFQRGSDILKAICLGATAVGIGRPFLYSLAYGEEGCAHLCQILKDELEVSMKLCGINSLDEAHPGLVNTADIEHLVRSAEDHPWIKWKPKARL, translated from the exons ATGGCTGCCGAAACAACATTAACGGCCGAAGAGCTAGGGCGGCATCAGTCGCCCGATGATTGCTGGATTGCGGTGCACAAAAAGGTCTGGGATGTGACCGAGTTTTTGGATGAGCACCCAGGCGGCTCGGAGA TCATCCTCCAATACGCAGGAAAAGATGCAACGGCCGCATATGATGGCATCCACGCGCCTGGGATGCTCGAGGAGACATTGGCTCCGGAAAAGTTCAAGGGCACCTTCATACCTGCCACCAGCGATAGTGCAGCACCGGGCGCCGAGACCGAGGCGATAGAAATGCAACAACAAGCGCCGACCCCCACAAACACTCTAGTCCCTTACCGCAAACCAGATCTCTACTCCAACATCAGCGCCGAAGACTTTCGGGATGTTGCCTCTCACACATTTACGGCCAAGACATGGGCCTTTTACTCGTCGGCGGCAACAGATCTCAACACGCATGGGTGGAACCAGTCGTTCCTGCGTCGCATCATGCTCCGCCCAAGGGTGCTGCGCGACGTGGCGCAAACGAGCATGCGCCGAAAGATCCTGGGCTACGACTCGGCCGTgcccttcttcatcagcccAGCCGCCATGGCGCGCCTGGCACACCCTGACGGTGAGATGGCGCTGGCACGGGGCGCCGCAAAGGAGGGCGTAATCCAGTGCATCTCAAACAACGCATCATACCCATTATCGGCCATCGCATCCGCTTCAGATTCGCTGCCGGCCGACGAGCTGCACGAGCTGACGGCTAGGCCACGGCAGACCTTCTTTTTCCAACTGTACGTCAACCACGAGCGCCACAAGACGGCCGATCTCCTCCGCAAAGCACGGGACCTGGGTATCAAGGCCATCTTTGTGACCGTGGACGCGCCGGTGCCCGGAAAGCGAGAGGCGGACGAGCGCATCGCGGCCGAAGCCATCGCGTCGGCGGTCAGCGGTGCCGTGGCCAGCAACGACAAGAAGGGTGGCGGCATGGGCCGGCTGATGGCGGCCTACGTCGAGAAGCGACTGATCTGGGAGGACATTGCCTGGATCAAGGAGGTTTCTGGTCTGCCTGTAATCCTCAAGGGCGTTCAGAGTGCCGAGGATGCGAGGTTGGCCGTCAAGTACGGCTGCGAGGGCATCATGCTCAGCAACCACGGCGGCAGGTCACTGGACACGTCGCAGCCAGCCATCCTGGTGCTCTTGGAGCTGCACAAGTACTGCCCGGAGGTGTTTGATCATCTCGAGGTTATTGTGGATGGTGGTTTTCAACGTGGATCAGATATCCTCAAGGCCATCTGCTTGGGGGCTACTGCAGTCGGTATTGGGAGGCCTTTCCTTTACTCGCTTGCATATGGCGAGGAGGGTTGTGCGCACTTGTGTCAGA TTCTCAAGGACGAGCTTGAAGTGTCGATGAAGCTCTGCGGTATCAACTCTCTCGATGAAGCACATCCCGGTTTGGTGAACACGGCAGACATTGAGCACCTAGTCAGGTCGGCAGAAGACCACCCGTGGATCAAGTGGAAACCGAAGGCTCGGTTGTAA